In Eucalyptus grandis isolate ANBG69807.140 chromosome 4, ASM1654582v1, whole genome shotgun sequence, the following proteins share a genomic window:
- the LOC104442247 gene encoding 40S ribosomal protein S13: MGRMHSRGKGISASALPYKRTPPSWLKISSQDVEENICKFAKKGLTPSQIGVILRDSHGIAQVKSVTGSKILRILKAHGLAPEIPEDLYHLIKKAVSIRKHLERNRKDKDSKFRLILVESRIHRLARYYKKTKKLPPVWKYESTTASTLVA, translated from the exons ATGGGTCGCATGCACAGCCGAGG TAAGGGTATTTCAGCTTCTGCTCTGCCCTACAAGAGGACTCCTCCGAGCTGGCTCAAGATTTCTTCTCAGGAT GTTGAGGAGAACATTTGCAAATTTGCCAAGAAGGGTCTGACTCCATCACAAATTGGTGTCATCCTTAGGGATTCTCATGGTATTGCTCAGGTCAAGAGTGTTACTGGGAGCAAGATCCTGCGTATACTGAAGGCCCATG GGCTGGCTCCTGAAATACCTGAGGATTTGTACCACCTTATCAAGAAAGCAGTTTCCATTCGGAAGCACTTGGAGAGGAACCGAAAGGATAAAGATTCCAAGTTTAGACTCATCCTGGTTGAGAGCAGGATCCACCGCCTTGCTCGTTACTATAAGAAGACCAAGAAGCTACCACCCGTTTGGAAATA TGAATCTACAACGGCGAGCACTCTCGTGGCATAA